In the genome of Terriglobales bacterium, one region contains:
- a CDS encoding DUF1844 domain-containing protein → MADKKNEEFTVADRRRFSFEDGEIHDNPERAQRPEEKASESAKPLEAAPQETKKAEIKEFPKKETVTEPEAATDTATGQQHPPLSEADKKAGDTGFAQASKAIDDQIRAQLGRKAEDFQMSFDRFVASLYMTALMQMGLLHEQGGQPRVDLLGARQTIDTLVLIRDKTKGNLTPQEENLLSNSLYEVQMAYVEVTNAVTRQVQPAPPGAVPNPFVKK, encoded by the coding sequence ATGGCTGACAAAAAGAACGAGGAATTTACAGTAGCAGACCGCCGGCGGTTTTCGTTTGAGGACGGCGAAATTCATGACAACCCGGAGCGCGCGCAGCGTCCGGAAGAGAAGGCGTCCGAGTCTGCGAAGCCGCTCGAGGCCGCGCCACAGGAAACGAAGAAGGCAGAAATAAAGGAGTTTCCAAAAAAGGAAACGGTGACCGAACCGGAAGCGGCGACTGACACCGCGACCGGTCAGCAGCATCCTCCGCTCAGCGAGGCAGATAAAAAGGCGGGCGACACGGGGTTCGCACAAGCTTCCAAGGCGATCGACGATCAGATCCGTGCGCAACTTGGGCGCAAAGCCGAAGATTTTCAGATGAGCTTCGATCGTTTTGTCGCTTCGCTCTACATGACCGCGCTGATGCAAATGGGGCTGTTACACGAGCAAGGCGGCCAGCCGCGAGTCGATTTGCTCGGAGCACGCCAGACGATCGACACGCTGGTGCTAATCCGCGACAAGACAAAGGGAAATCTGACGCCCCAGGAAGAAAACCTGCTGAGCAACTCGCTGTACGAAGTGCAGATGGCGTACGTGGAGGTTACGAACGCGGTCACGCGACAGGTGCAGCCTGCTCCTCCGGGAGCAGTACCGAATCCGTTCGTCAAGAAATGA
- a CDS encoding MBL fold metallo-hydrolase has protein sequence MDKRTRPSVMVTYGDRTVVIDTTPDFRQQAIREGIRKVDAVLYTHAHADHILGLDDLRPLTFWSGDIPLYADAATMSRLKEIFGYIFSGEYRFGGSSTLVLKDLAGDIELFGASFRPVKVKHGDAEILAFRFGSAAYVTDFSDIPESAIPMLEGLDLLFLDALRHKPHPTHSSLSNSLALVERLKPKRAFFTHISHDLPHAETNAVLPGNVRLSHDGLKLEFEI, from the coding sequence ATGGACAAACGCACACGTCCGTCGGTGATGGTCACTTACGGCGACAGAACGGTGGTGATCGATACGACTCCGGATTTCCGGCAGCAGGCGATCCGGGAGGGAATCCGCAAAGTGGACGCGGTGCTGTACACGCACGCGCACGCGGATCACATTCTTGGATTGGATGATCTGCGTCCACTGACGTTCTGGAGTGGAGATATTCCGCTCTATGCAGATGCGGCCACCATGTCGCGGCTGAAAGAGATCTTCGGCTACATATTTTCGGGTGAGTACAGATTCGGCGGATCATCAACGCTGGTTTTGAAGGATCTGGCGGGGGACATCGAGTTGTTCGGCGCCAGCTTTCGTCCGGTGAAGGTGAAACACGGAGACGCAGAGATCCTGGCGTTCCGGTTTGGCTCGGCCGCGTACGTGACAGACTTTTCGGATATCCCTGAAAGTGCAATTCCCATGCTTGAGGGACTCGACCTGCTGTTCCTAGACGCGCTGCGGCACAAGCCGCACCCGACGCATTCGTCGCTTTCCAATTCACTGGCGCTGGTTGAGCGCCTGAAACCGAAACGGGCCTTTTTTACGCATATCTCACATGACCTGCCTCATGCTGAAACGAACGCCGTGCTGCCGGGGAACGTGCGGCTTTCGCATGACGGGTTGAAGCTTGAATTCGAAATCTGA
- a CDS encoding bifunctional riboflavin kinase/FAD synthetase yields the protein MQIFRHLQDVPKDFGPTIVSVGNFDGIHRAHQAVLHEMLTRARAGGMKAMAVTFDPHPTRILRPDAELKLITPLPVKLKLFEKTGIDALLVLPFTRDLSMMTPQEFVRQILVDALNVREVHEGYNFHFGHKASGNVDVLREFGREHGFKVFVYPEMTLRGEKVSSTEVRRLLCEGNVSKARHLLGRVFSIHSSPGRGRGYGHKYTVPTINLVPYEELIPRDGVYITRSKIGDVCFDSVTNVGVRPTFGPDSFAIESHMLNFHPIELMAQTPVELIYLKWIRPEMKFSSTEALRDQIAKDVHKARRFFHHLKTREQLV from the coding sequence ATGCAGATATTCCGACACCTTCAGGATGTTCCCAAAGATTTTGGGCCGACGATTGTGAGCGTCGGAAACTTCGACGGTATCCACCGCGCACACCAAGCGGTACTGCACGAGATGCTCACACGGGCACGCGCCGGCGGCATGAAGGCGATGGCGGTGACGTTTGATCCGCATCCAACCAGAATTCTGCGCCCGGATGCGGAACTTAAACTGATCACGCCTTTGCCTGTGAAGCTGAAGCTGTTTGAGAAAACAGGAATCGATGCACTGCTGGTGCTGCCGTTTACTCGCGATCTGTCGATGATGACACCGCAGGAGTTCGTGCGGCAGATCCTAGTCGACGCATTGAACGTTAGAGAAGTACACGAAGGCTATAACTTCCATTTTGGGCACAAGGCTTCCGGAAACGTGGACGTGCTGCGTGAGTTCGGCAGAGAGCATGGATTCAAAGTGTTTGTGTATCCCGAGATGACGCTGCGGGGCGAGAAGGTCTCCAGCACCGAAGTCAGGCGCCTGTTGTGCGAAGGAAACGTCAGCAAAGCGAGGCATCTGCTCGGTCGAGTATTTTCGATTCACTCGAGTCCGGGGCGAGGAAGGGGTTACGGGCATAAGTACACGGTGCCGACTATAAACCTCGTGCCATACGAGGAGTTGATTCCGCGCGACGGCGTGTACATTACACGGTCAAAGATCGGCGATGTGTGCTTCGATTCGGTGACGAATGTCGGGGTGCGTCCGACGTTCGGCCCAGATTCATTTGCGATTGAAAGCCACATGCTGAACTTTCATCCGATCGAACTGATGGCACAGACCCCAGTCGAGTTGATTTATCTGAAGTGGATCAGGCCGGAGATGAAGTTTTCTTCCACTGAGGCACTGCGCGACCAGATCGCAAAAGATGTCCATAAGGCCCGGCGGTTCTTCCACCATCTAAAAACGCGAGAGCAACTGGTCTAG
- a CDS encoding Ig domain-containing protein, which translates to MFVAVVIGSSLAQTPTQALAFQTTALPSGNVDRSYSAMISMTGGAKPYRWAQTEGNLPPGIGLKNDSGALSGIPTENGTFRFKVSVTDTTGKTIVRDFVIEISDDLAIRWLKAPALNSNTLSGSVEVTNGSREVFDITVVVVAVNEVGKAFTLGYEHQQLVPTLRKEVRFSAALPNGHYIVHADAVAEVPRPKRITRVRLQTDGPITVDVNR; encoded by the coding sequence TTGTTCGTTGCTGTTGTAATCGGCTCTTCGCTGGCGCAGACGCCGACTCAGGCGCTTGCGTTTCAGACCACTGCCCTTCCTTCTGGAAACGTCGACCGCTCCTACTCCGCCATGATCTCTATGACCGGCGGTGCCAAGCCTTACCGCTGGGCTCAGACAGAGGGAAACCTCCCGCCCGGTATTGGCCTTAAGAATGATTCCGGTGCCCTCTCCGGCATCCCCACCGAGAACGGCACATTCCGCTTCAAAGTCTCAGTCACTGACACAACGGGAAAAACCATCGTTCGCGATTTCGTCATCGAAATCTCTGACGACCTCGCCATTCGCTGGCTCAAAGCTCCCGCTCTGAATTCCAACACCTTGTCTGGTTCTGTCGAAGTCACCAATGGTTCGCGGGAAGTATTCGATATCACCGTAGTCGTAGTTGCGGTGAATGAAGTCGGCAAGGCCTTCACACTCGGCTACGAACACCAGCAACTCGTGCCCACATTGAGGAAGGAAGTCCGTTTCTCGGCAGCCCTGCCAAACGGACACTACATCGTGCACGCCGACGCCGTTGCGGAAGTACCCCGGCCGAAGCGCATCACCCGCGTCCGCCTTCAGACGGACGGTCCAATCACAGTCGACGTGAACCGCTAG
- a CDS encoding ATP-binding protein — protein MRLRLKTKLVLAISGMVLALVSVLSYVYLSQILRQRITEAYEQGDFIAHQIYQVSRDSLDVDLSNMRVNEQDPDEVRRVLEGSLAEDPGVNSLIQSIVGYEPSVYEVAIADIKGNALLHSLSDLQGKPLPKREQFLNLRNATFWQQVKIVYGKPKVYDVTLRLQRAGVPFGEVRVSLQTLFLKNELEPQFNRALTFAGIAIFVSFVLAAALSNFALRPLEAIGQRLDRLTAGEIDVAPEEKQETRKDEYGQVSNKIDKLGRQMRDVKEVFSALKENLDQIMANLEDGLMLFTRDWRAVLVSASAERFVGRPRSEMLGRSVEDIFNDASVLGRVILDAFQLHHPLEEAELQTENGRRVQVSLDFIEERGERIGALVTIRDAESVQKIEDEIELSRRLAAIGRLTSGVAHEVKNPINAIVLHLEVLREKLPDLEPDSRRHMDVIASEIRRLDRVVQTLVDFSRPVELRLIETDLRRTLEDVALLAIPQANQQGIQLVREIANEPLWVRIDADLIKQAVLNVVLNGIQAMGTSGGSLTMAAYRDDNVVSIDIKDQGPGIPPEVRDKIFNLYFTTKKGGSGIGLAMTYRVLQLHNGSLEFESRDGGGTTFHLRLPAIANVDRAFSEASADVSPA, from the coding sequence ATGCGTCTCCGCCTGAAGACAAAACTCGTGCTGGCGATCAGCGGTATGGTGCTCGCCCTGGTCTCAGTGCTCTCGTACGTCTATTTGTCTCAGATCCTGCGTCAGCGCATCACGGAAGCCTACGAACAAGGCGACTTCATCGCCCATCAGATTTACCAGGTTTCTCGCGACTCGCTCGACGTTGACCTCAGCAATATGCGGGTCAATGAACAGGATCCCGACGAGGTCCGCCGCGTCCTTGAAGGCAGCCTTGCGGAAGACCCCGGCGTCAACTCGCTCATCCAGTCCATCGTGGGATACGAGCCGAGTGTCTACGAAGTGGCGATTGCTGACATCAAAGGCAATGCGCTCCTGCATTCGTTGAGCGACCTTCAGGGAAAACCCCTGCCCAAGCGTGAACAATTCCTCAACCTGCGTAACGCCACCTTCTGGCAGCAGGTGAAGATCGTCTATGGCAAACCCAAGGTCTATGACGTCACCCTTCGCCTTCAGCGTGCCGGTGTTCCCTTCGGCGAAGTCCGTGTCAGCCTGCAAACGCTTTTTCTGAAGAACGAACTGGAACCTCAGTTCAACCGTGCTCTTACCTTTGCCGGTATTGCGATCTTCGTATCGTTCGTGCTGGCCGCAGCATTGTCGAATTTTGCGCTTCGGCCTCTCGAAGCAATCGGCCAGCGCCTCGATCGCCTCACCGCCGGCGAAATTGACGTCGCCCCGGAAGAAAAGCAGGAGACGCGCAAAGACGAGTATGGCCAGGTCAGCAACAAGATCGACAAACTCGGTCGCCAGATGCGTGATGTGAAAGAAGTCTTCTCCGCTTTGAAGGAGAACCTCGATCAGATCATGGCCAATCTTGAAGATGGCCTCATGCTCTTCACGCGTGACTGGCGGGCCGTTCTCGTGAGCGCCTCCGCTGAAAGGTTTGTCGGCAGACCGCGCAGCGAAATGCTCGGCCGTTCTGTCGAAGACATCTTCAATGACGCTTCCGTGCTCGGCCGTGTGATCCTCGACGCCTTCCAACTCCATCACCCGCTGGAAGAAGCTGAACTTCAGACGGAGAACGGCCGGCGTGTCCAGGTTTCGCTCGATTTCATCGAAGAGCGTGGCGAACGAATCGGAGCCCTTGTCACCATCCGTGACGCCGAGTCAGTCCAGAAGATCGAGGACGAAATCGAACTCTCTCGGCGTCTCGCCGCTATCGGACGCCTCACCTCCGGTGTCGCGCACGAAGTCAAGAATCCCATCAACGCTATCGTTCTTCACCTTGAAGTGCTCCGCGAAAAGCTTCCGGATCTCGAACCAGACAGTCGCAGGCACATGGACGTCATCGCCAGCGAGATCCGCCGTCTCGACCGTGTTGTTCAAACGCTTGTGGACTTCTCCCGGCCCGTCGAACTCCGGCTTATCGAAACTGATCTTCGCCGAACACTTGAAGATGTCGCGCTCCTTGCTATCCCGCAGGCCAACCAGCAGGGCATCCAACTCGTCCGCGAAATCGCTAACGAGCCCCTCTGGGTTCGCATCGATGCAGACTTGATCAAGCAGGCCGTGCTCAACGTGGTGCTCAATGGCATTCAGGCGATGGGCACCAGCGGAGGAAGTCTCACCATGGCGGCCTATCGCGACGACAATGTTGTCAGCATAGACATCAAAGACCAGGGGCCCGGCATTCCGCCCGAGGTCAGGGACAAGATTTTCAACCTCTATTTCACGACCAAGAAGGGCGGCAGCGGCATCGGCTTGGCCATGACCTACCGGGTCCTGCAACTTCATAACGGCTCGCTCGAATTTGAATCACGCGATGGCGGCGGCACAACATTCCACCTTCGCTTGCCCGCAATCGCCAACGTCGATCGGGCCTTCAGCGAGGCCTCCGCCGACGTATCACCAGCGTAA
- a CDS encoding sigma-54 dependent transcriptional regulator, with protein MTQEKVLIVEDEDNERSGMSELISAWGYRTETASDGVEALEKVGPFSPGIVVTDLKMPRMDGLELLQRLSQQSQPVAVIVLTAQGSVDTAVQAMKIGAYDFIEKPVNPTRLRTILQNATRQRGMEVELEATRRKLRDTGVFGSLIGPSKKMQEVFRLVEMVAPSTASVLITGESGTGKELVARTIHQQSSRKDKPFVAINCAAIPETLIESEIFGHEKGAFTGALERRVGCFELAEGGTLLLDEIGEMPIGTQAKLLRVLEDRKLRRLGSKVETSVDVRVIAATNKVPEEAVAKGELRNDLYYRLNVFSIHMPPLREHKEDLADLVKALIADIDIKHGRNVAMVSEAVMNTFASYAWPGNVRELRNVLERAVIVCEGSVIETRHLPPGFGQVTPKAPVLEANAVRLGVGTTVGEAERLLIMKTLESTNNNKTRAAEILGISLKTLHNKLKEYSQAHANGASNES; from the coding sequence AACGCTCCGGCATGTCTGAGTTGATCTCTGCCTGGGGATACCGCACCGAAACCGCCAGCGACGGAGTGGAAGCACTCGAAAAAGTCGGCCCATTCTCCCCCGGCATCGTTGTCACCGACCTCAAGATGCCCCGAATGGATGGTCTGGAATTGCTTCAGCGCCTGTCTCAGCAATCGCAACCAGTCGCGGTGATCGTGCTGACCGCTCAAGGAAGCGTGGATACGGCCGTGCAGGCCATGAAGATCGGCGCTTACGATTTCATCGAAAAGCCCGTCAACCCCACCCGCCTGCGCACCATTCTGCAAAATGCGACAAGGCAGCGCGGAATGGAAGTTGAACTCGAAGCGACTCGCCGTAAGCTGCGCGACACCGGGGTGTTCGGCTCGCTCATTGGACCTTCAAAGAAGATGCAGGAGGTTTTCCGTCTCGTTGAAATGGTTGCCCCCAGCACTGCCTCGGTACTGATCACAGGCGAAAGCGGCACCGGAAAAGAGTTGGTCGCCCGCACCATCCACCAGCAGAGCTCTCGCAAGGACAAGCCATTCGTCGCCATTAATTGCGCCGCGATACCTGAGACTTTGATTGAAAGTGAAATCTTCGGACACGAGAAAGGTGCGTTTACGGGCGCACTCGAGCGTCGTGTTGGATGTTTCGAGTTAGCGGAAGGCGGGACCCTTCTTCTGGACGAAATTGGTGAAATGCCCATCGGCACTCAGGCCAAGCTCCTTCGCGTCCTTGAAGATCGCAAACTCCGTCGGTTAGGCAGCAAGGTGGAAACTTCTGTGGATGTGCGCGTAATTGCAGCCACCAACAAGGTTCCCGAAGAGGCCGTTGCGAAGGGCGAACTCCGAAACGATCTCTATTACCGCCTTAACGTCTTCAGCATCCACATGCCGCCTCTTCGAGAGCACAAGGAAGATTTGGCTGATCTCGTGAAAGCGCTCATTGCCGACATCGATATCAAACACGGCCGGAATGTCGCCATGGTGAGTGAAGCGGTCATGAACACCTTTGCCAGCTATGCCTGGCCCGGCAATGTCCGCGAACTTCGCAACGTCCTCGAGCGCGCCGTTATTGTCTGTGAAGGTTCGGTAATCGAGACCCGCCACCTGCCCCCCGGTTTCGGGCAGGTCACACCCAAAGCTCCGGTTCTCGAAGCCAACGCCGTTCGACTCGGTGTCGGAACCACCGTTGGCGAGGCGGAGCGTCTTCTGATTATGAAGACCCTGGAATCTACGAACAACAACAAGACTCGAGCCGCGGAGATTCTGGGCATCAGCCTGAAGACCTTGCACAACAAACTTAAGGAGTACAGCCAGGCGCACGCGAACGGTGCCTCCAACGAAAGCTAA